In Canis lupus baileyi chromosome X, mCanLup2.hap1, whole genome shotgun sequence, one DNA window encodes the following:
- the ELK1 gene encoding ETS domain-containing protein Elk-1, translating into MDPSVTLWQFLLQLLREQGNGHIISWTSRDGGEFKLVDAEEVARLWGLRKNKTNMNYDKLSRALRYYYDKNIIRKVSGQKFVYKFVSYPEVARCSTEDCPPQPEVSITSTVANVAPATVHAVPGDPASGKSGPPKGTGMAGPGGLARSSRNEYMRSGLYSTFTIQSLQPQPQPPPHPRPASVLPNTAPSGAAVPPSGSRSTSPSPLEACLEAEEAGLPLQVILTPPEAQNPKSEELNVEPGLGRPLPPEVKVDGPKEELEAAVGGEAGFVQEAAKAGPEVPPAEGVPARLPAVVMETAAQVGGLAASTASSTEIAQPQKGRKPRDLELPLSPSLLGGPGPERTPGSGTGSGLQAPGPALTPSLLPTHTLTPVLLTPSSLPPSIHFWSTLSPIAPRSPAKLSFQFPSSGSAQVHIPSISVDGLSTPVVLSPGPQKP; encoded by the exons ATCTCCTGGACCTCACGGGATGGCGGTGAGTTCAAGCTGGTGGATGCTGAGGAGGTGGCCCGGCTGTGGGGGCTACGTAAGAACAAGACCAACATGAATTATGACAAGCTCAGCCGGGCCCTGCGGTACTACTATGACAAG AATATCATCCGCAAAGTGAGCGGCCAGAAATTTGTCTACAAGTTTGTATCCTACCCGGAAGTCGCGAGGTGCTCCACTGAGGACTGCCCGCCACAGCCCGAGGTGTCTATCACCTCTACTGTGGCAAATGTGGCTCCCGCCACTGTACATGCTGTCCCCGGGGATCCTGCCTCGGGGAAATCGGGCCCACCCAAGGGTACAGGAATGGCAGGCCCTGGTGGCTTGGCGCGCAGCAGCCGCAATGAATACATGCGCTCAGGCCTCTATTCCACCTTCACCATCCAGTCCctgcagccacagccacagccacccCCTCATCCTCGGCCTGCCTCAGTGCTCCCCAACACCGCCCCTTCAGGAGCAGCAGTGCCCCCGTCTGGGAGCAGGAGCACCAGTCCAAGCCCCTTGGAGGCCTGCCTGGAGGCGGAGGAGGCTGGCCTGCCTCTGCAG GTCATCCTGACCCCACCCGAGGCCCAGAACCCTAAATCGGAAgagctgaatgtggagcctgggTTGGGCAGGCCACTGCCCCCAGAAGTGAAAGTGGACGGGCCCAAGGAAGAGTTGGAAGCCGCCGTCGGTGGGGAGGCGGGGTTTGTACAGGAAGCCGCTAAGGCCGGGCCGGAAGTCCCTCCTGCGGAGGGCGTGCCGGCCCGGCTGCCCGCGGTCGTCATGGAGACTGCAGCGCAGGTGGGCGGCCTCGCGGCTTCCACTGCTTCCAGCACAGAGATCGCCCAGCCTCAGAAGGGCCGGAAGCCCCGGGACCTGGAGCTCCCACTCAGCCCGAGCCTGCTGGGTGGGCCAGGACCCGaacggactccaggatcaggaacTGGCTCCGGGCTGCAGGCGCCGGGGCCAGCGCTGACCCCGTCCCTGCTACCTACGCACACATTG ACCCCGGTGCTGCTGACACCCAGCTCGCTGCCCCCCAGCATTCACTTCTGGAGCACCCTGAGTCCCATTGCACCCCGTAGTCCAGCCAAGCTCTCCTTCCAG TTTCCGTCCAGTGGCAGCGCCCAGGTGCACATCCCTTCCATCAGCGTGGATGGCCTCTCAACCCCCGTGGTGCTCTCCCCAGGGCCCCAGAAGCCAtga